From the Planifilum fimeticola genome, the window CGGTACTGGGCCAAGTCGAGGCGGAGACCCCCGGCCACCTTTTTCATCGCCTTGATCTGCGCGGCCCCCCCGACCCGGGAAACCGAAAGACCGACGTTGACCGCCGGGCGAACCCCGGAATAGAACAGATCCGACTCCAGGAAGATCTGCCCGTCGGTGATGGAGATCACGTTGGTCGGGATGTAGGCCGACACGTCCCCGGCCTGAGTCTCGATGAAGGGAAGCGCCGTCAGCGATCCGCCGCCCTTTTCGTCGTTCAGCTTGGCGGCCCGCTCCAACAGGCGGGAGTGCAGGTAGAACACATCCCCCGGGAAAGCTTCCCGGCCCGGCGGGCGGCGAAGCAGCAGCGAGAGCTCCCGGTAGGCGGCCGCCTGTTTGGAGAGATCGTCGTAGACGACCAGCACGTGCCGTCCCTTGTACATGAAGTACTCGCCCATCGCACAACCGGCGTAGGGCGCCAGGAACAGCAGCGGAGCCGGATCGGAGGCGCTGGCGCTCACCACGATGGTGTAGTCCATGGCGCCGAAGCGGCGCAGCTTCTCCACCACGCCGGCCACCGTCGACTGCTTCTGACCGATGGCCACGTAAATGCAGATGACGTCTTCGTTCTTTTGGTTGATGATCGTGTCGATGGCGATGGTCGTCTTCCCGGTCTGCCGGTCGCCGATGATCAGCTCCCGCTGCCCCCGGCCGATCGGGATCATCGAATCGATGGCCTTGATTCCGGTCTGAAGGGGCTCGTGCACCGATTTCCGGTCGATCACCCCGGGCGCGGGAGATTCCACCGGCCGGTATTGATCCGTTTCAATGGGCCCCTTGCCGTCCAGGGGTTGCCCCAGCGGGTTGACCACCCGGCCCAGGAGCGCTTCCCCCACGGGGACTTCCATGATCCGGCCCGTCCGCTTCACCTGGTCCCCTTCGCGGATCTCCGTGTACGGACCCAAGATCACCACACCGACTTGGTCTTCTTCCAAGTTGAGGGCCATGCCCATCACGCCGTTTTCAAACTCCAACAGCTCGCCGGCCATCACCTCGGTCAGGCCGAACACCCGGGCGATCCCGTCCCCGACCTGGATCACGGTGCCGACGTCGGAGACTTCCATTTCAGCCTGATACTGCTCGATCTGCTGTTTGATCAGCGAGCTGATCTCTTCCGGCTTAATGCTCATTCCGCTTTTCACCCCTGTCTATTCCCAAAAATCCCGATCTACCCCACGCGCGATCCCGTCAGCTTCTGCCGGAATCGGATCAGTTTCGTCTTCAGACTGCCGTCATACAGGCGGTCGCCGATTTGGACGATCAATCCCCCGAGGAGATCGGAATCGACGACGTTGGTGATGCGCAATTTCTTCCCGAGACGATCCTGGAAGACGGCGGCCAGCTCTTCCTTCTCCTTCTCCGTCAGCGGAAACGCGGAGGTGACCACCGCTTCCGCCACGCCCCGGGCCTCATCCGCCAGATGTTTATATTCCTCGGCGATCCGGGAAATCAATCCCTGTCTCCCCCGGTCGAGGAGAAGGAAGAAAAGGTTTTTCGTCCAATCGGAAAGCGCTTGAAACTGCTCGGCGACGAGGGCTTTTTTCCGTTCCACGTCTACGGCGGGAGCCGCCAACCACTCCTGCAGCTCAGGAGTCCGTTCGAGCGTCTCCACAACCTGGTTCAGTTCCTGCTCCACCCTGTCCAGTTCGCCCTTTTCCCGGGCCAGCTCGAACAGGGCGTTGGCATAGCGTCGGGCGATCACTGTCCGGCTCATTGCAGCTCGCCTACCTGTTCAAGATAACGGCCAACCAATTTGGACTGCTCTTCGGCGTCCAGTTCCTTTTCCAACACCTTGGCCGCGAGAAGGACGGACAGCCGGCCCACTTCGTCGCGCAGGTCGGCCAAGGCCTTTTCCTTCTCCCGGGTAATTTGCGCCGTCGCTTCGTTGATCATCCGTTCCGCCCGTTCCTGGGCCTGCCGGATGATCTCCTCCGCTTCCCGCTCCTTTTGCTTTTTGGCCCGATCGATGATCTCCCGCGCCTCCCGACGGGCGGTCTCAAGGGCTTCCCGCTGTTCGGCCACCAGCTTCTCGGCCTCTTCGCGGTTCTTCTCCGCCGCGGTAATCTGTTCGTCGATGTAATCCTGGCGCTTCTTCATCACGCCCAGCAAGGGACGAACGGCAAAACGGGAGACCAGGAGCATCAGGATCAAAAAGGTCACCAGTTGGAAAAGAATCGTCCCCAGGTGGAATTCCAGCAACCCGAGTCCCTCCCTTCAAAATCCGTCACCGCCGCATCAACAGCAAGGAAGGCGGGGAAAACCGCCGACCCCGCCGCATGATCCGTCTTCCTGAAAAGCTCTCACGCTGCGCCGCCGGCAACAGAGGCAATATCCTCTTCCCCTTCCGGGCAGCGGTGCTGTCACGCGACCCCCTTAGAAAACGCCCAGCAGGACCATGATGCCGAAAGCCACGGAAATAATCGGCAGCGCTTCGACGATCCCCAGCGCGATGAAGGATTGACCGAGCAGCTTCCCTTGGGCTTCCGGCTGGCGGGTGATCCCTTCAATGTACTTGCTGAACAGCATCGCGTTCCCCAATCCGGCAGCGACCGCCGCAAAAGCAATCATGATACCTCCAGCGAGCAAACCCATATCCATGTGTTATTCCTCCTTCATTCATCTCGATTGTTGCATGATCCATCAATGATGGTCGATGTTCACCTTTTGGGAAATGTAAACGGTTGCCAAGACGGTGAAAATGTATGCCTGCACCGTTCCGACGAAAATGGAGTAACCGAGCCAGACCAAAAGCGGAGCTCCGGTGAGCAGCGGTGAGGCTTTCAACATGATGACGATCAACACCTCACCGGCGAAGATGTTTGCCCAAAGACGCATCGCGTGGGTGGTCGGTTTGGCCAGTTCGTCGATGATATGGAGAAACACAAACCCCTTGAACGGTTGGAAGTAGTGAGCGAGATATTGCCTCGGATGCTTGCGGATTCCCATGAAGTGGGCAAACAGCGCGATGGCAAAGGCCATGGCGAAGGTGACGTTCATGTCCGCGGTCGGAGAGCGGAACCAGACCACCTCTCCTTCGGCGTTTTCAAAGGCTTCCCCGGAAAGCCCCCATTCCGGTATGGGATGGTGAGCCTCGGAGGGGACCATCATCATGACGCCGAGCTGATTGGCAAAGAAGATGAAGAGGAACAGCGTCACGACAAAGCCGATGTATTTGTCGGCGGATTTTTT encodes:
- a CDS encoding F0F1 ATP synthase subunit delta — protein: MSRTVIARRYANALFELAREKGELDRVEQELNQVVETLERTPELQEWLAAPAVDVERKKALVAEQFQALSDWTKNLFFLLLDRGRQGLISRIAEEYKHLADEARGVAEAVVTSAFPLTEKEKEELAAVFQDRLGKKLRITNVVDSDLLGGLIVQIGDRLYDGSLKTKLIRFRQKLTGSRVG
- the atpB gene encoding F0F1 ATP synthase subunit A, which codes for MEITPKVQFLGLTFDVTVMIGTLVASLLVLLITIPAARRLALRPSGMQTVMEMVIDFLRGVLQLSFDKKSADKYIGFVVTLFLFIFFANQLGVMMMVPSEAHHPIPEWGLSGEAFENAEGEVVWFRSPTADMNVTFAMAFAIALFAHFMGIRKHPRQYLAHYFQPFKGFVFLHIIDELAKPTTHAMRLWANIFAGEVLIVIMLKASPLLTGAPLLVWLGYSIFVGTVQAYIFTVLATVYISQKVNIDHH
- the atpF gene encoding F0F1 ATP synthase subunit B, giving the protein MLEFHLGTILFQLVTFLILMLLVSRFAVRPLLGVMKKRQDYIDEQITAAEKNREEAEKLVAEQREALETARREAREIIDRAKKQKEREAEEIIRQAQERAERMINEATAQITREKEKALADLRDEVGRLSVLLAAKVLEKELDAEEQSKLVGRYLEQVGELQ
- the atpE gene encoding F0F1 ATP synthase subunit C, producing MGLLAGGIMIAFAAVAAGLGNAMLFSKYIEGITRQPEAQGKLLGQSFIALGIVEALPIISVAFGIMVLLGVF
- the atpA gene encoding F0F1 ATP synthase subunit alpha; translated protein: MSIKPEEISSLIKQQIEQYQAEMEVSDVGTVIQVGDGIARVFGLTEVMAGELLEFENGVMGMALNLEEDQVGVVILGPYTEIREGDQVKRTGRIMEVPVGEALLGRVVNPLGQPLDGKGPIETDQYRPVESPAPGVIDRKSVHEPLQTGIKAIDSMIPIGRGQRELIIGDRQTGKTTIAIDTIINQKNEDVICIYVAIGQKQSTVAGVVEKLRRFGAMDYTIVVSASASDPAPLLFLAPYAGCAMGEYFMYKGRHVLVVYDDLSKQAAAYRELSLLLRRPPGREAFPGDVFYLHSRLLERAAKLNDEKGGGSLTALPFIETQAGDVSAYIPTNVISITDGQIFLESDLFYSGVRPAVNVGLSVSRVGGAAQIKAMKKVAGGLRLDLAQYRELAAFAQFGSDLDKTTQARLARGERTTELLKQDENQPMPVEKQVVSLYTATKGYLDDIPVADVRRFEREFLAFIEAEHADILKDIKEKKDLTEEIENRLKQAIESFKKGFAVSEGK